Proteins encoded by one window of Lasioglossum baleicum chromosome 4, iyLasBale1, whole genome shotgun sequence:
- the LOC143207882 gene encoding uncharacterized protein LOC143207882 isoform X2: MVNANNEMDGTDFSTTDCPLESTINVPPMSHTPRKNGVRLFKYKSYYLKKKPTLVNVTHLQNESSMVQDSSKLVCKPMTVRLTRLPDSELRKLTPDVSSKAVPLRRTPIKRPLFKFYGYGKRRRKNTINTEECDKDCVPVLTEIQSNKINITVDNNKTVHKNVHEKVPETNAKYVHSRKRLQVKTASKVQTFCNHEQCKKDLLKTVKQPIIILNRIDEVINKLAQSFAKVATNKQNHTVEQLIVTQNIAVTQTEDIGLTSPSKSDCSWNHQVDDNNSVTDSEDLYQLRLISKRKRKLFYDSSDESDIDRLHNETSIQANMSKLSTLQKEIADTSKCNELRRDTPVQIKKLKLSSPQKVTAKTADKHTDEEDVENPLLRFSDEESMETGIVNSEPPVENEDVNIKNNKVGVQEPLVQQEEDPGIKNVEVDNREERMNVESIRAKDREERINVESTRAKDRKERITVESMQAVVARQHVDVIVEGLDADVENEDTDIYIANVENKEMHVKSDKVDVETANTKCSSDASENAVQVSTKNITGDSASSLLPTEINVVHNSREHTSFKPMDELVGEAGEIQQHKWRRSISESGFTQKYKLSKQAKILLVDLQHIKSSCGVAYSKNVAAGSKPDNNNTESNVCSTESESTDLNISLRSENITGRKGAVGKERLSNNVLKKDKLYKMMSDGAIGYSVSSHLPKRSTKELGSSSASESTIKTLLPSPRKSGHSSSTIKDQSKDITFRNQVTDGKKSVLICVPITSPTKYEKLTENKDSSKSKESSSNYKCIVCDLYFDNYSVLQQHLTKHAKQQLPSSKPKHTVSERCDNIEEILQPPPLTPERQTLPQSAMDKIICKDVAPSDNIADKNVSLHKRQQKKLPKHKGGSSKKKVSCKPCKLTNECSVCFQEFPTRADLAAHIFLHTESELQVAYEAAKQKRYHQTEVAEWETQITESTVANAANSVEKLSTNTNECKTSSKSQTAQKQSDQTSKPAAVKVPEEVKETDPKTSKPINNGESDSNNHVTSVINKMDKAKTTKKGGGSMKTLFTICQCHNKADVNFNYLQIEIVLLCHTCRVLFRTIECLETHYRLPAYSACNQNRPGSGRSPNLFCATCGMIFSSVQDVRQHLEMHIRFKKNCTIDFRCNICKVMFIGIGSLFHLHWSKHTKDSFWVASEQSFPKISLIDPKAKKQRPTFKPGEFVTNRYVDNYFYVAEYVCSNCKVAFVNDDYLKTHLLNCKAHSSEKSQTVQSDATEIRQLELHLICSLCQYASSSKLQLYAHMKDEHKFASEPQFVCVPLKTMTTTYICSICMDISENSDKFNEHWLSHYVKQPYFVCIYCNKDSDSVDAFKEHAKEHELATRQNISCKVNYRDAEHVCKICHVGVESEKLLNEHSVIHNLNDLVRRNGNEVTTQKSIPQTMLSTKEPDEENKATEKQATECSKSVADLDKEKLISILEGNEEEDSENELVIDLAEYPENQSAVKDRPEQKKLPSTLATLTLSAATLSVPMLPVPTLPLPTSPVSTLPVPTSPVPTLPAPRLPTTELNPAVDSGIQTILQNDVQSTDVIDITNDSDKDEDPIKEAEASEPTKRQHGFLRVKALTELLEDTSNLCMCHICNYSCETTECLRQHYLTHVTEKQPQPSQPGVPVFQQPASSAEQSRPVNKTLAGKTFIRTGRTVQVPLLSRLYPGTATNAKLVASKLNPAVSSAQASAKTAYHKNLPPCNIVRKIIVRRGAIQSDGSVPTTMEKGSSDAQTTQTASTVGTNNINHRGSVISATDSNKNPTGNSPLTANVATAGFNNYMYETCHSRAHDLPKYPLPQPHLKREVAEKNHNMGSGAAMRNDNVANGNQNYSQAQHNVQNQARMNTPASVYYQYPNSEHVYAGIDQGPMQSQRVMQQVQNHTVPRPPPPSYYYKNPSVGGMSIVINQAAPAASTVSTVDIRQQQGHQPRIYPVYTNPVVPVDSQPYGQQRSQNIIDYTGTGEVYQVSPNEYRGPISERVTTSGRTIEPSANLTCPYCPNSLTFATREMVEYHLNINHNYVCDLCGLLFYNIDDIRIHKIKHGLMDN, translated from the exons ATGGTGAATGCTAATAACGAAATGGACGGCACAGATTTTTCTACCACCGATTGTCCTTTGGAAAGTACGATCAATGTACCACCAATGTCACACACGCCAAGGAAAAATGGAGTTAGACTGTTCAAATATAAATCGTATTATTTGAAAAAGAAACCTACGCTTGTTAATGTAACTCATTTGCAAAATGAAAGTAGCATGGTACAAGACTCCTCCAAATTAGTGTGTAAACCAATGACCGTAAGACTTACAAGATTACCGGATTCAGAGTTGAGAAAACTGACCCCAGATGTATCGTCTAAAGCTGTACCTCTCAGAAGGACTCCGATAAAAAGACCGCTTTTTAAGTTTTACGGGTAtggaaagagaagaagaaagaacaCTATTAATACTGAGGAATGCGACAAAGATTGCGTACCGGTTCTTACAGAAATACAGAgtaacaaaattaatataacTGTAGATAATAATAAGACTGTACATAAAAATGTTCATGAAAAAGTACCAGAAACAAATGCTAAGTATGTACATAGCAGGAAACGGTTACAAGTTAAAACAGCTTCCAAAGTACAAACATTTTGCAACCAtgaacaatgtaaaaaagatttatTAAAAACTGTTAAGCAAccaatcataatattaaatagaataGATGAAGTAATTAATAAGTTAGCACAATCATTTGCAAAAGTAGCTACCAATAAGCAAAACCACACAGTAGAACAGCTGATAGTCACGCAAAATATAGCTGTGACACAAACCGAGGACATTGGCTTAACGAGTCCTAGCAAAAGTGATTGTTCTTGGAACCACCAAGTTGATGATAATAACAGCGTAACAGACAGCGAAGACCTGTACCAACTCAGGTTGATATCCAAAAGAAAACGTAAACTTTTTTACGATTCCAGTGATGAGTCTGATATAGACCGATTGCATAACGAAACATCAATACAAGCGAACATGTCAAAATTGAGTACACTGCAAAAGGAAATTGCGGATACTAGTAAATGCAATGAATTACGTAGAGACACTCCAGTGCAAATAAAGAAGTTAAAATTGAGTTCACCGCAAAAGGTAACTGCAAAGACTGCTGATAAACACACTGATGAGGAAGATGTAGAGAATCCATTACTTAGATTTTCTGACGAAGAAAGTATGGAAACAGGTATTGTAAATAGCGAACCACCTGTTGAAAATGaagatgtaaatattaaaaataacaaagtgGGTGTTCAGGAACCTCTGGTTCAGCAAGAAGAAGATCCTGGCATTAAGAATGTAGAAGTAGATAACAGGGAAGAAAGAATGAATGTTGAGAGTATACGAGCAAAAGATAGGGAAGAAAGAATAAATGTTGAGAGTACACGAGCAAAAGACAGGAAAGAAAGAATAACTGTTGAGAGTATGCAAGCAGTTGTGGCACGTCAACATGTTGATGTCATTGTTGAGGGTCTTGATGCAGATGTTGAGAATGAAGATACGGATATTTATATAGCGAATGTTGAAAACAAAGAAATGCATGTTAAAAGTGACAAAGTTGATGTTGAGACTGCAAATACGAAGTGTAGCTCGGACGCTTCAGAGAATGCAGTTCAAGTAAGTACTAAAAACATTACAGGAGACAGTGCTTCCAGCTTGTTACCTACAGAAATAAATGTTGTACACAATTCGAGAGAACATACAAGTTTTAAACCTATGGATGAATTAGTTGGTGAAGCTGGAGAGATACAACAGCATAAATGGAGACGATCTATATCTGAGAGTGGGTTtacacagaaatacaaattgtctAAACAAGCGAAGATCCTTTTGGTAGATTTGCAACATATCAAAAGTTCATGTG GTGTAGCTTATTCGAAGAATGTTGCCGCTGGATCGAAGCCTGACAACAATAACACAGAGTCTAATGTATGTTCTACTGAGAGCGAATCGACAGATTTGAACATCTCTCTGCGTTCGGAAAATATAACAGGAAGGAAAGGAGCTGTAGGAAAAGAAAGACTTTCTAATAATGTATTGAAGAAAGACAAACTATACAAGATGATGTCTGACGGCGCCATTGGGTATTCTGTATCTTCGCATCTTCCAAAACGATCTACCAAAGAATTAGGATCGTCGAGTGCATCTGAAAGCACAATTAAAACTCTTTTGCCTTCTCCACGAAAGTCTG GACACAGCAGTTCTAcaataaaagatcaatcgaaAGACATAACCTTTAGGAATCAGGTGACGGATGGAAAGAAGAGTGTGTTGATCTGTGTCCCCATAACTTCTCCAACAAAGTATGAAAAACTTACAGAGAACAAAGATTCTAGCAAATCTAAAGAATCTTCCAGTAATTATAAATGCATTGTTTGCGACCTCTACTTCGACAATTATTCCGTTTTGCAACAACATTTAACTAAGCACGCAAAGCAACAGCTCCCTTCATCAAAACCAAAACATACAGTTTCTGAAAGGTGTGATAACATTGAAGAAATATTACAACCTCCACCTTTGACGCCAGAGAGACAAACACTACCACAGTCTGCTATGGACAAGATTATTTGCAAAGATGTAGCTCCATCTGACAATATTGCAGATAAAAATGTATCGTTGCACAAAAGACAACAGAAGAAGTTGCCGAAACACAAAGGTGGTTCGTCAAAGAAGAAAGTTTCATGTAAACCATGTAAACTGACGAACGAGTGCAGCGTGTGTTTCCAGGAATTTCCAACGAGAGCAGATTTAGCAGCCCATATTTTCCTGCACACAGAGAGTGAGCTGCAAGTAGCGTACGAAGCTGCAAAGCAGAAGAGGTACCATCAAACTGAGGTTGCAGAATGGGAAACCCAAATAACAGAGAGTACTGTGGCAAATGCTGCTAATTCGGTTGAAAAACTTTCAACGAATACGAATGAGTGCAAAACTAGTTCGAAATCACAGACTGCGCAAAAGCAAAGTGATCAGACATCGAAACCCGCTGCAGTTAAGGTTCCTGAAGAAGTAAAGGAAACTGATCCTAAAACAAGTAAACCAATCAACAATGGAGAAAGTGATTCTAATAATCATGTAACTTCTGTGATAAATAAGATGGACAAAGCAAAAACGACTAAGAAGGGGGGCGGGTCGATGAAAACATTGTTTACGATATGCCAGTGCCATAATAAAGCAGACGTCAACTTCAACTACCTGCAGATTGAGATAGTTCTGTTGTGTCACACTTGCAGAGTATTGTTCCGAACTATAGAATGTTTGGAGACTCATTATCGTCTTCCAGCGTATTCAGCTTGTAATCAGAACCGGCCGGGAAGCGGTCGATCTCCAAATTTATTCTGTGCTACTTGCGGGATGATATTCAGTTCGGTTCAAGACGTGCGTCAGCATTTAGAGATGCATATCCGTTTCAAGAAAAACTGCACCATAGACTTCCGTTGCAACATCTGCAAAGTGATGTTCATTGGTATCGGATCGCTCTTTCACCTCCACTGGTCTAAACACACAAAGGATTCATTCTGGGTAGCCAGCGAACAATCGTTTCCTAAAATATCTTTGATCGACCCGAAAGCCAAGAAGCAGCGACCAACGTTTAAACCAGGTGAATTTGTTACCAACAGATATGTGGATAATTACTTTTATGTTGCGGAATATGTTTGCTCCAACTGTAAAGTGGCTTTCGTTAACGACGACTATTTAAAGACACATCTACTGAACTGTAAGGCACATAGCTCAGAGAAAAGTCAGACTGTACAGTCCGATGCTACAGAAATAAGGCAATTAGAGTTGCATTTAATTTGTAGTCTTTGCCAGTATGCTAGTTCCAGCAAACTACAGTTGTATGCACACATGAAGGACGAGCATAAATTCGCCTCAGAGCCCCAGTTTGTGTGCGTGCCTCTTAAAACTATGACGACAACATACATTTGCAGCATTTGTATGGATATAAGTGAGAACAGCGACAAGTTCAATGAGCACTGGTTGAGCCATTACGTGAAGCAACCGTATTTCGTTTGTATATATTGCAACAAAGATAGCGATAGCGTGGATGCTTTCAAAGAGCACGCTAAAGAGCACGAGTTGGCAACAAGACAGAACATATCTTGTAAGGTGAACTATCGGGATGCTGAACACGTCTGTAAGATATGCCATGTTGGTGTTGAATCCGAGAAATTGTTAAATGAGCACAGTGTTATACACAATCTAAATGATCTAGTAAGGAGAAACGGCAATGAAGTCACGACTCAGAAGAGTATACCTCAAACAATGCTGTCAACCAAGGAGCCTGACGAAGAGAACAAAGCAACAGAAAAGCAGGCCACGGAATGTTCGAAATCTGTCGCAGACCTTGACAAGGAGAAATTAATTAGTATACTGGAAGGCAACGAGGAAGAGGATTCTGAAAATGAGTTGGTAATCGACTTAGCAGAGTATCCAGAGAACCAGTCAGCAGTCAAAGACAGACCTGAACAAAAGAAACTTCCATCTACGTTGGCAACCCTTACGTTGTCAGCAGCTACATTGTCAGTACCTATGTTGCCAGTACCTACGTTGCCACTACCTACGTCGCCAGTATCTACGTTGCCAGTACCTACGTCGCCAGTACCTACATTGCCAGCACCTAGGTTGCCAACCACCGAGTTAAATCCTGCTGTGGACTCTGGGATTCAAACTATTCTACAGAACGATGTTCAGTCGACAGACGTGATTGATATAACGAATGATTCTGACAAAGATGAAGATCCGATCAAAGAAGCAGAGGCAAGCGAGCCTACGAAACGACAGCACGGATTTCTGCGGGTGAAAGCTTTAACAGAGCTTTTAGAAGATACAAGTAACTTGTGTATGTGCCACATATGCAATTATTCTTGCGAGACTACTGAATGTTTGAGGCAGCATTATTTGACTCATGTAACTGAAAAGCAACCGCAGCCTTCCCAGCCGGGGGTACCAGTTTTTCAGCAACCTGCGAGCTCCGCCGAACAGAGCAGACCTGTTAACAAGACATTAGCTGGAAAGACATTTATTCGGACTGGTAGGACAGTCCAGGTTCCACTTCTCTCGAGGCTCTATCCAGGGACAGCGACCAACGCGAAACTAGTAGCTTCAAAACTGAATCCCGCAGTCTCTTCTGCGCAAGCTTCCGCGAAAACGGCGTACCACAAGAATCTGCCGCCTTGTAACATTGTCCGTAAAATAATTGTACGACGTGGCGCTATCCAATCAGATGGAAGCGTTCCCACAACGATGGAAAAAGGTTCTTCCGATGCACAGACTACTCAAACAGCGTCGACAGTCGGTACTAATAATATAAACCACCGGGGATCTGTAATTAGCGCGACAGACTCGAATAAAAATCCTACCGGGAATTCGCCTTTGACGGCAAACGTGGCTACCGCGGGtttcaataattatatgtaCGAAACTTGTCATTCGAGGGCACACGACTTACCAAAGTATCCCCTACCACAACCACATCTGAAAAGAGAGGTAGCCGAGAAGAATCATAACATGGGTAGTGGTGCAGCAATGAGGAATGACAATGTTGCAAATGGTAACCAAAACTATAGTCAGGCCCAGCACAATGTTCAGAACCAGGCAAGGATGAACACTCCCGCATCGGTGTACTATCAGTATCCGAATTCTGAGCACGTTTACGCTGGGATTGATCAGGGGCCCATGCAAAGTCAGCGAGTGATGCAACAAGTGCAGAATCACACGGTACCGAGACCCCCGCCTCCTTCCTATTATTACAAGAATCCCTCGGTCGGTGGAATGTCGATAGTAATCAATCAGGCAGCACCTGCTGCCTCAACTGTGTCTACGGTGGATATAAGACAGCAGCAAGGACACCAGCCGCGAATCTATCCGGTGTACACGAATCCAGTGGTACCGGTAGACTCGCAACCTTATGGGCAACAGCGGTCGCAg AACATTATTGACTATACCGGAACCGGTGAAGTGTATCAAGTGTCGCCGAATGAATACAGAGGACCGATCAGTGAACGTGTCACCACCAGTGGAAGAACAATTGAACCCTCGGCAAACCTAACTTGCCCCTATTGCCCGAACTCCCTTACATTCGCCACTCGGGAGATGGTTGAGTATCATCTAAATATCAACCACAATTACGTCTGCGATCTTTGCGGTTTGTTGTTTTACAATATCGATGACATAAGGATTCATAAAATCAAACACGGTTTGATGGATAATTGA